The DNA region CAGATACACCGGTTCCCCGGACGATTTGCATAGATCGGCGATTTCATTATAGTTTTGCCGGATACTGGCGGAAGGCTTGATAATCATCTTGGTCACTCCTTGATAGCTGTATATTGATTTTATTATACCTATTACATGCTATACAATCAATGCAGTTGCGCTTATCCTCAATCTATTCACATCTTATCCACATGCTGCGAAAATTTTCCGTAACCCATAAAAAAAGACACCAACCGTTCAGCGTCTACCGCTATCGGGATGGTTCACCGCGTCTTCTTCGGAATTCCATCAATTCGTTGTTTACATCCTTTCCGAACTTAGGCGGCTCATCGGATATGAGAAGGGCGGGGGAGAGGAGCCTCTGTATCGTGGCTGCCGCCAATCGCCCCGGCTCATCATTATCCAGGTGCAGAACAAGTCGATTTACTTGGGGAAAGCACTGCAAGTAATGCGTTAGGGCAGACGGGGGAGTAGAGTCCTCCCCATTTGTCCTGGGCCTGTATATTCCGGCCAGCGACAGCTTATGCGCCTGCCGCCAATCCCGGCCGGCGAGATGTTTCAGCGTACAGTAGGATAAGAGATCAATGGCGCTCTCAAACAGATGCAGTTCCGTACTGTTTTCCGAGGCCGGAATGGAAAATGAATACCGCTTGTCGCTGCCGGCAACTTCTCCCATATAACGGGTGCTTGTCGTACCGCGTATCGCCGCATAGCGCGGCGTCCCTTCCTGGTCAAATCCGACGAATACCGCGTTGTGGTAGCGGCGGCTTTCATACAACCTTCCCGTTTCCAGACAGTAGTCGATCACCGAGCGGTGGATGCCCCGTTTGCTCAAATAAGCCATGACGCGATGAGAGTTTTCATACGGTTCTGGAAGCTCCAACCGCGCCGTAGATGTGCGTTGTTGGCACGATTGCGAAACCGTAAGCATGTTGCCGGGATGAACGCCTTCCATTTGCAGCACCGCATCGAGAAAAGGCATGCCGCGCACTTTGATCAGGTAATCCAGCGCCGAGCGCCCGCCAATCCCCCTTGACCACCAGTACCATTTGCCGTTGGAAATTTTCAAGCTGTCATGTGTTCGGGTGGTGTAGACATTGCGGGAGCAGCGTACCAGTTCCGCAGGCTCGTACATTTGCAAATACGTGAGCAAATCCAGTCTTTTGGCGCGTTCGATCTGTTCCTTGTTTACGTAGCTCATTGCCGCAGCTCCATTTGGAAATCCAGGCAGCATCCGATGGGTATATGGTTCATCGTGCCTTACCCCTCTTTTTGGGGTACGTATAAGCTCTGCCTTCCTTCAACTTCGTAACGCCTTTCTTTTTCATGAATGCGTCTAAATCGCCTTCATGAACTTGACTGGTCACCCCGTTTGAGTCGCGGATGTAATAATACGTGTCGCCAAATCCGTTTTTCTCTTTGGATATCAACTCCAACGATGGCACGGTTTCTCCCTCCTCGATCAAGCCGGTTCCGTAACCAAAAGGCGGCAAAATCGGACAAAAGCATCCGCCGCTTGGGACGGCATACAACATGTTCATTCCTCCGGAAATAAGAAAAGGACCCCGAAGCTGGAGTCCAATTCATCATGTGATTTTACCTTTAACGGACGGGCATATCTTCGATCTGTGAAATGCTCGCACCGATACCATGTTCTTTTCCGTAATGGTCAGCAAGAAGTTCCCTTTCAGGGGTAGGAACGACGGTGTCAGACCGTTATCGCTCACGGCCCACCACCCGCCGTTCCGGCGCTTCCGGTTCATCGTCAGGCACGCTGTCCACGGCTTCGTTTTCCCGTTTGTCCATGTTGAGCAGCGCATTCAATTCCGCAAGCCGCGCCGCTTTCGTTTGCAGTTCCTGCTCCTTCTCAAATGGAGCCGCGATTTGTTCCTTCGCCGTTTCCATTTGCTGCCGCAAGGTGGCAAGCTGCTCGCGGGCATGCTCCAGCTTTACAGGCAAGTCGGACAAGGCATTGTTGATGCGGCTTATGTTGCCGCCTGCATCCGCTCCGAGCGTCACCGTATGACCCAGGGCGCCGCGCAGCGTGACCTTGTACTCCTTATGGAAGCTGTCAAAGGACAGCCACAAGGAAAAGCCAAGATAGCTTCCCGCTGCTTGCGGATCGGGCGACGTCATGCCCTTGCATGCGTCGAGCAAAGCCGCGCCCGCCGCCGCCCTCTCCGAATAGGTGTAATCCTTGACCGTCATGCCGGGGAATTTATCTGCCCCATCCGCCTCGGATGCCAGAGAACGTGTATACAAAGCAACGTCCTGTTCATAGCCGGCAATTCGTTCCTCCGTGGACTTGATTTGCTGCGGCAGCACTTTGAGCAGCCGGTCCTCCAGCGCATAGCGCTGGCTCAAGTGGTTGGCTTTGAGCAGCTTCAATTTGGATACCTGAATGTCCAGGTCCATTTTCTCTTTGATGTACGGGTTGCCGGTCGCCAGCGCCTTCACTTCGGCATAGGAGAGCGCCGTCTCGTCGATATCCTCGGCGGAACGGACAGGCGATTTGCTGGTCATGATCTGCGAAATGAAGCGCTGCTTGTTTTCGAGTGTCTGGTACAAATACGCGTCGAACGTGTTCTCCGTCACATAGCGAAAAATATGCACCTCGCTGTTCTGATTGCCTTGCCGGATAATGCGCCCGCTGCGCTGCTCCAGGTCGCGCGGACGCCAAGGGCAGTCGAGGTCGTGAAGGGCAATCAGCTTCGTTTGTACATTCGTTCCCGCGCCCATTTTGAATGTCGATCCAAGCAGTATCCGAACCTGTCCGCTGCGTACTTTGGCGAACAATTCCTTTTTCTTGATCTCGGTATTAGCGTCGTGAATAAAGGCGATTTCGTCAGCCGGGACACCTTTCTCCATCAGCTTGCGCCGCAGCTCGTCGTACACATTGAAGGTACCATCCTGTTTCGGAATGGACAAATCGCAAAACACCAACTGGGTCAACCGCGTCTCCTGATGTTCCTCCCAATACCGGAAGACATTGTCCGCGCAGGCGCTGACTTTGCTGCCTTCGTCGTCGGGAAGCAGGGGATTAGCCAGCCGCTGATCGAGCGCCAGTTTGCGTCCGTCATTGGTGATCGTCAGCATATTGTCCTCATGCGGCTCTACTTCCTTCGCCCGCACCCGCTCGGCGCGGCGGGCAAGATCCGCGACCATATCGCGCTGAAAGTCGCTCGGCGGCACGGCCACATTATGGAAGTGGGCTTTCGGCACGGGAAGCTGGAGCATGTCAGCCGTCTGGATATCGGCCACTTCTTTGAACATATTCATCAGTTCCGGCAAATTGTAAAAACGGGCAAACCGGGTTTTCGCCCGATAGCCCGTTCCTTCCGGAGCCAATTCGATGGCGGTGACGGTTTCCCCGAACGTGGACGCCCAGGCGTCGAAATGCTGCAATCCTTGCCGCTTGAGCCGCTCGTATTGCAAATAGCGCTGCATCGTATACATCTCAGTGATGGAGTTGGAGATCGGCGTACCCGTCGCAAAGATGATACCCCGGCCTCCGGTCAGTTCGTCCAGATAGCGGCATTTGGCAAACATGTCCGACGACTTCTGCGCTTCGGTTTGCGACAGTCCGGCCACATTGCGCATTTTCGTGTAAAGAAACAGGTTTTTGTACGAATCGGCTTCGTCCACGAATAGCCGGTCTACGCCCAGTTCCTCAAAGGTGACGACATCATCCTTCCGGCTGGTGTCGTTCAGCTTCTCCAGCTTGGTTTATAGCGTCTTTTTCGTTTTTTCAAGCTGCTTGATCGCATAGCGTTCGCCTCTGGCTTCCTTGAGTTCCCGGATGCCGCTTGTAATCTCCGAAATCTGTTCGTACAGTTGCTGCCGCTGCCGCTCCGTCGAAATCGGAATTTTCTCAAACTGCGAATGGCCAATGATGATGGCATCATAATCGCCGGTGGCAATCCGCGCGCAAAACGTTTTGCGGTTTTTCGTTTCAAAGTCCTTCTTGGTCGCCACCAGAATATTCGCCGACGGATATAGCTGCAAAAACTCCGCCGCCCACTGTTCGGTCAGATGGTTCGGAACGACCAGCATGCTCTTGTTGCACAGCCCCAAATGCTTGCTCTCCATCGCCGCGGCGGTCATCGCGAAGGTTTTACCTGCACCGACACAATGCGCGAAAAGGGAGTTGCCGCCGTACAGCGCCCGGGCAACCGCATTGACCTGGTGCTGGCGGAGCCGGATTTCCGGGTTCATCCCGGTGAATCGGATATGACTGCCGTCGTACTCGCGAGGACGGATGGCATTGAACCGGTCATTGTACAGCCTTGTCAGCCGTTCACGCCGCTGCGGATCTCGCCATATCCAGTCGCGGAACGCTTCTTTCATCATCTCCTGCTTTTGCTGAGCGATGGCCGTTTCCTGCTTGTTCAGCACACGCTTTTCCACGCCGTCCTCATACACAGTGTCAAATACGCGCACGTCCCGCAAATTCAGCGTATCTTCAAGAATTTTATACGCATTAACGCGGTTGGTGCCGTACGTGACGTTCGCCTTGATATTGTTGCTGCGGTCATCGCTTTTGCCTTTGACGTTCCAGGCAGCCGTATATTCGGAATACATGACATTGATGTAGGTCTGGTACATCGGCGGCGTGTCCACCAGTTCAAACAGAAATTGCCGAATGTCTTCCGGCGGGAGCCAGGTTGCGCCCAAGCGGACATCGATTTCGGCGGCGTCCAGGTCTTTCGGCTGCACCGCTTCAAGCGCTTTGACGTTTTCGCCGTAACGTTCGGCATCGTATGCGGCAAACTGTCTGGCCACCCGCAGCTTCTCCCGCACATTGCCGGACAAGTACGCATCCGCCGTTTCGTAGATCGGCTTCCCTTCCTCATCCAAATTTTCGGGATTGGGAAAGATGACGCCGCGCAGCTCTTTTATCAATTGTTCTTCCGTCCAGCCGGTTAGCTCCGCCATATACGGCAGATCGACACGGGCTTTTGCGCCGATGGAAACGGCCAGCGCCTCCGAAGCGGTATCCACCTGTTCCACGCGGATGCGCTGCCGGATGGTGCGTTTGGTGAACATATCCGCCTT from Paenibacillus macerans includes:
- a CDS encoding DUF3991 and TOPRIM domain-containing protein — its product is MSYVNKEQIERAKRLDLLTYLQMYEPAELVRCSRNVYTTRTHDSLKISNGKWYWWSRGIGGRSALDYLIKVRGMPFLDAVLQMEGVHPGNMLTVSQSCQQRTSTARLELPEPYENSHRVMAYLSKRGIHRSVIDYCLETGRLYESRRYHNAVFVGFDQEGTPRYAAIRGTTSTRYMGEVAGSDKRYSFSIPASENSTELHLFESAIDLLSYCTLKHLAGRDWRQAHKLSLAGIYRPRTNGEDSTPPSALTHYLQCFPQVNRLVLHLDNDEPGRLAAATIQRLLSPALLISDEPPKFGKDVNNELMEFRRRRGEPSR
- a CDS encoding helicase-related protein, which codes for MDEADSYKNLFLYTKMRNVAGLSQTEAQKSSDMFAKCRYLDELTGGRGIIFATGTPISNSITEMYTMQRYLQYERLKRQGLQHFDAWASTFGETVTAIELAPEGTGYRAKTRFARFYNLPELMNMFKEVADIQTADMLQLPVPKAHFHNVAVPPSDFQRDMVADLARRAERVRAKEVEPHEDNMLTITNDGRKLALDQRLANPLLPDDEGSKVSACADNVFRYWEEHQETRLTQLVFCDLSIPKQDGTFNVYDELRRKLMEKGVPADEIAFIHDANTEIKKKELFAKVRSGQVRILLGSTFKMGAGTNVQTKLIALHDLDCPWRPRDLEQRSGRIIRQGNQNSEVHIFRYVTENTFDAYLYQTLENKQRFISQIMTSKSPVRSAEDIDETALSYAEVKALATGNPYIKEKMDLDIQVSKLKLLKANHLSQRYALEDRLLKVLPQQIKSTEERIAGYEQDVALYTRSLASEADGADKFPGMTVKDYTYSERAAAGAALLDACKGMTSPDPQAAGSYLGFSLWLSFDSFHKEYKVTLRGALGHTVTLGADAGGNISRINNALSDLPVKLEHAREQLATLRQQMETAKEQIAAPFEKEQELQTKAARLAELNALLNMDKRENEAVDSVPDDEPEAPERRVVGRER